A genome region from Proteiniborus ethanoligenes includes the following:
- the thrC gene encoding threonine synthase, which translates to MKYISTRDKTISISSSEGIIQGLSKEGGLFVPRSIPKLDNLMALKEMEYKGLAYVIMKEFFTDFENDRLKNCIEKAYDNKFSTDHIVPVIKAGDAFFLELFHGPTLAFKDMALSILPYLLKESMRINNIQKEIAILTATSGDTGKAALEGFANVKGIKIIVFFPEYGVSQVQKMQMLTQEGNNTFVVGINGNFDDAQGGVKDIFNNNHFINLLGKNNYLLSSANSINIGRLIPQIVYYFHGYLTLLREKSIKENEKINIAVPTGNFGNILAAYYAKEMGLPVNKLICASNENNVLSQFIDTGIYDRRRRLILTSSPSMDILLSSNLERLLFHLSGGDSVLVKDKMVELAELGYYKMDNLDLRDFYGSYSTEEEVGFEINKMFMDNNHLIDPHTAVAYNVYQKYKSETNDNTKTIIASTASPFKFGGKVVSSIGIDINNKDEFEIIEKLGSKTNVKIPKAIEDLKDKEIAHKNNCDREGMEDILRKFLKVGI; encoded by the coding sequence ATGAAATATATTAGCACTAGAGATAAAACAATTTCTATTTCATCAAGTGAAGGAATTATACAAGGGCTATCAAAGGAAGGGGGACTTTTTGTTCCAAGGAGCATACCTAAGCTAGATAATCTTATGGCTTTAAAAGAAATGGAATATAAAGGTCTAGCATATGTAATAATGAAGGAATTCTTTACTGACTTTGAAAACGATAGACTTAAAAATTGTATAGAAAAAGCATATGACAATAAATTTAGTACGGATCATATTGTACCAGTAATAAAGGCTGGAGATGCATTCTTTCTTGAACTCTTTCATGGACCAACCTTAGCCTTTAAGGATATGGCATTATCTATACTTCCTTATTTGCTAAAGGAGTCCATGAGGATAAATAATATACAAAAAGAAATAGCAATACTGACTGCTACCTCTGGAGATACAGGTAAAGCAGCATTAGAGGGCTTTGCTAATGTAAAAGGAATTAAGATAATTGTATTTTTCCCTGAATATGGTGTAAGTCAAGTGCAAAAAATGCAAATGCTTACTCAGGAAGGAAATAATACCTTTGTTGTAGGCATTAATGGGAACTTTGATGATGCTCAAGGTGGGGTAAAGGACATATTTAACAACAACCATTTTATAAATCTTCTTGGTAAAAACAACTATCTACTATCCTCTGCAAACTCAATTAATATTGGCAGATTAATACCACAAATAGTATATTATTTCCACGGCTATCTAACTCTTTTAAGGGAAAAAAGTATAAAGGAAAATGAAAAGATAAATATTGCAGTGCCTACAGGTAATTTTGGAAATATATTAGCTGCTTATTATGCAAAAGAAATGGGCTTACCAGTAAATAAGCTAATATGTGCGTCAAACGAAAACAATGTATTATCACAATTCATTGATACAGGTATATATGATAGGAGAAGAAGGCTTATTTTAACCTCATCTCCGTCTATGGATATATTACTGTCAAGTAATTTAGAAAGGCTTTTATTTCATTTAAGTGGAGGAGATAGTGTCTTAGTAAAGGATAAAATGGTTGAGCTTGCTGAACTAGGGTATTACAAGATGGATAATTTAGATTTAAGAGATTTTTATGGCTCCTATTCAACAGAAGAAGAAGTAGGCTTTGAAATAAATAAAATGTTTATGGATAATAACCATCTAATAGATCCACATACTGCAGTAGCATATAATGTATACCAAAAATATAAATCAGAAACTAATGATAATACAAAGACTATAATAGCTTCTACTGCTAGTCCCTTTAAATTTGGCGGAAAAGTTGTATCATCTATTGGCATAGATATAAATAATAAGGACGAGTTTGAAATAATAGAGAAATTAGGGAGCAAGACAAATGTTAAGATACCAAAAGCCATAGAAGATCTTAAAGACAAGGAAATAGCTCATAAGAACAATTGCGATAGAGAAGGTATGGAAGACATACTTAGAAAATTTTTAAAGGTAGGGATATAG
- the thrB gene encoding homoserine kinase: MINVKVPATSANLGPGFDTLGLALSLYNRFSFIETSEGLEINGCKNYHANENNLVYTSMLKTFDIIGYRPRGIRIEADTDIPISRGLGSSATCILGGVIGANKLANSPLSKDEILEIATGIEGHPDNIAPALFGGLVASVVDNNKIYYNKINIANGIKFVALIPDFTLSTSSAREVLPKNISYEDGVYNVGRVALLLSAFSNGRFDLLKTSLEDRLHQPYRGKLIFGFDDIIDKCYNLGCLGAYISGAGPTLMAIVYKVDGDFKVKIKEYLNSNNYNWDVKELYLDFNGAIEY; encoded by the coding sequence ATGATAAATGTAAAAGTACCTGCCACAAGTGCAAATTTAGGACCAGGCTTTGATACATTAGGACTTGCTCTTAGTCTATATAATAGATTTTCATTTATAGAAACTTCAGAAGGGTTAGAAATAAATGGATGCAAGAACTACCATGCCAATGAAAACAATCTAGTATATACCTCAATGCTGAAAACCTTTGATATAATAGGATATAGACCTAGAGGTATAAGAATAGAAGCAGATACAGATATTCCTATTTCAAGAGGCTTGGGAAGTAGTGCTACATGTATTTTAGGAGGAGTTATTGGAGCCAATAAACTAGCCAATTCTCCTTTATCAAAAGATGAAATACTAGAAATAGCTACAGGGATAGAAGGTCATCCAGATAATATTGCCCCTGCGTTATTTGGAGGACTGGTTGCATCTGTTGTGGATAATAATAAAATATACTACAATAAAATTAATATAGCCAATGGAATTAAATTTGTAGCTCTAATTCCTGATTTCACCCTTTCTACGAGTAGTGCTAGAGAAGTGCTTCCTAAAAATATTTCTTATGAAGATGGAGTATATAATGTGGGAAGAGTAGCCTTACTCCTTTCGGCGTTTTCTAATGGAAGATTTGATTTGCTAAAGACCTCATTAGAAGATAGGCTTCATCAACCCTACAGAGGAAAATTAATTTTTGGCTTTGATGATATTATTGACAAATGCTATAATTTAGGCTGTTTAGGTGCATATATAAGTGGCGCAGGACCTACTTTAATGGCTATTGTATATAAGGTTGATGGGGATTTCAAAGTAAAAATAAAAGAATATCTTAATTCCAATAACTATAATTGGGATGTAAAGGAGCTATACTTAGATTTTAATGGAGCTATAGAATATTAA
- a CDS encoding RidA family protein, whose protein sequence is MGRKVYNANGIPAVGPYSHAVEAGELVYLSGQTPKGSSSEEIMIGDIGAQTKQCFVNLFEVLKAANLTPDDVIKVNVYLTDMNNFAAMNEVYQTQFNKPYPARTTIGVLALPLGAEVEIEMIAKRP, encoded by the coding sequence ATGGGTAGAAAAGTTTACAATGCAAATGGTATACCTGCAGTAGGGCCATACTCACATGCAGTAGAAGCAGGAGAATTAGTATATTTATCAGGACAAACGCCCAAAGGTTCAAGTTCAGAAGAAATAATGATAGGGGATATTGGTGCTCAAACTAAGCAATGCTTTGTTAACTTATTTGAGGTGCTAAAAGCAGCTAATCTTACACCAGATGATGTTATAAAAGTAAATGTATATCTAACAGATATGAACAATTTTGCTGCAATGAATGAAGTCTACCAAACTCAATTCAATAAACCTTATCCTGCAAGAACAACTATTGGAGTTTTAGCTTTACCTCTTGGGGCAGAGGTAGAAATTGAAATGATTGCGAAAAGGCCATAA